From one Lycium barbarum isolate Lr01 chromosome 6, ASM1917538v2, whole genome shotgun sequence genomic stretch:
- the LOC132644964 gene encoding uncharacterized protein LOC132644964, with protein sequence MGKKKKRAEQEPLNIDNIKEEQNDLNGDSQKKKKKKWKEEEKPTVSIALPGSIIDNTQSLELATRLAGQIARASTIFRIDEVVVFDNLSSSVDSSDPTMEDGSHDDESGAAFLLRILKYMETPQYLRKSLFPMHNNLRYVGSLPPLDAPHHLRKHEWAPYREGVTLKHRNLTSGRTLVDVGLSKPVAIDQVIEPGIRVTVSMGTERNFNADIQHQVVSSSTPREDAGMYWGYKVRYAPNISSVFKNCPYKEGYDHLIGTSEHGVVMKSSDLTLPSFRHLLIAFGGLAGLEECIEEDNNLKGKKAKEIFDIYLNTCPHQGSRTIRTEEAIFISLQYLQEPVNSVLQKI encoded by the exons AtgggaaagaagaagaagagagccGAACAGGAACCCCTCAATATAGACAACATCAAAGAAGAGCAAAATGATCTGAACGGGGATtcgcagaagaagaagaagaagaaatggaaagAGGAGGAAAAACCCACAGTTTCGATAGCACTACCTGGCTCTATCATTGACAACACTCAGTCACTCGAACTCGCTACTAGG TTGGCTGGCCAGATTGCTCGTGCTTCCACCATTTTTCGGATAGATGAG GTTGTTGTATTTGACAACTTAAGTAGTTCAGTGGACAGTTCAGATCCGACGATGGAGGACGGGTCACATGACGATGAAAGTGGCGCAGCATTTCTTCTAAGGATTTTGAAGTATATGGAGACACCTCAATATCTTCGGAAGAGTCTTTTCCCCATGCACAACAATTTAAGATATGTG GGTTCGTTGCCACCACTTGATGCCCCGCATCATTTGCGGAAGCATGAATGGGCACCCTATCGAGAAG GTGTCACACTAAAGCATCGAAATTTAACGTCTGGGAGAACACTTGTTGACGTTGGGCTTAGCAAG CCTGTTGCAATTGATCAAGTCATTGAGCCAGGAATAAGGGTGACAGTATCCATGGGAACAGAGAGAAACTTCAATGCAG ACATACAGCATCAGGTCGTCTCTTCTTCCACACCTAGGGAAGATGCAGGGATGTATTGGGGTTATAAAGTACGATATGCTCCAAATATCAGTTCTGTATTCAAGAATTGCCCATACAAG GAAGGGTATGATCACTTGATTGGTACCTCAGAGCACGGTGTTGTAATGAAGTCCTCGGATCTGACTCTCCCATCATTCAG GCACCTGCTAATTGCTTTTGGTGGACTTGCGGGGTTGGAAGAGTGTATAGAAGAAGACAATAACTTAAAG GGGAAAAAAGCGAAGGAGATATTTGATATATATTTGAATACATGTCCACATCAAGGAAGCAGGACAATTCGAACAGAG GAAGCCATCTTCATTTCTCTGCAATACTTACAAGAGCCAGTCAACAGTGTTTTGCAGAAGATTTAG